The proteins below are encoded in one region of Pomacea canaliculata isolate SZHN2017 linkage group LG7, ASM307304v1, whole genome shotgun sequence:
- the LOC112569544 gene encoding LOW QUALITY PROTEIN: canalicular multispecific organic anion transporter 2-like (The sequence of the model RefSeq protein was modified relative to this genomic sequence to represent the inferred CDS: inserted 1 base in 1 codon) — protein NFLICFDHSVGQRQLVCLARSLLRRTKILVLDEATAAVDMETDSLIQNTIREAFSSCTIITIAHRLNTVMDYDRILVLDEGLVKEYDSPXVLLSNKKSIFYGMAKDADLV, from the exons AACTTTCTCATTTGCTTCGATCACAGTGTAGGTCAGCGGCAGTTGGTGTGCCTGGCCAGGTCGCTACTTCGCCGGACCAAAATCCTGGTCCTGGACGAGGCCACGGCCGCCGTTGACATGGAAACGGACTCCCTCATCCAGAACACAATCCGTGAGGCCTTCAGCTcctgcaccatcatcaccatcgcaCACCGCCTCAACACCGTCATGGACTACGACAG GATCCTCGTGCTGGATGAAGGGTTAGTGAAGGAGTACGACTCGC ACGTGCTTCTTTCGAACAAAAAGAGTATTTTCTACGGCATGGCCAAGGACGCTGACCTTGTTTAA